TTGACCCCCTCCGGAACGAGTACTTcttcgatcgcaatcgacccaGCTTCGACGCAATCCTCTACTACTATCAGTCCGGCGGGCGCATCCGGAGACCCGTGAACGTGCCCATCGACATTTTCTCCGAGGAGATTCGCTTCTATCAACTCGGCGAGGACGCGATGGAGAAATTCCGAGAGGACGAAGGCTTCATCAGGGAGGAGGAGCGCGTCCTGCCCAAGTATGACTTCCAGAAGCAGATCTGGCTCCTGTTTGAGTACCCGGAAAGCTCGGGTCCGGCGCGGGGCATCGCCATCGTGTCCGTGCTCGTCATCCTCATCTCAATCGTCATCTTCTGCATGGAGACCCTGCCGGAGTTCCGGGAGGAGCGCGGCCAATCCGCGCAGCTCAGCCGCAATTCCAGCATGATCAGCGGCGTCCCCTCATACGCACCGAGCCCCTTCACGGACCCCTTTTTCGTCATCGAGACCCTGTGCATCATCTGGTTCTCCTTCGAGCTCATCGTGCGCTTCTTGTCGTGCCCCAGTAAGACTTCCTTCTCTAGGAACATCATGAACGTCATCGACGTAGTGGCCATCATCCCTTATTTCATCACGCTGGGCACCGAGCTGGCCGAGACGGAGAGTAACGGGGGCCAGCAGGCCATGTCGCTCGCCATTCTTCGCGTGATCCGCCTGGTGAGGGTCTTCCGGATTTTCAAGCTCTCGAGACATTCCAAGGGGCTCCAGATCCTGGGGCAGACCCTCAAGGCCAGCATGAGAGAACTGGGCTTGCTcattttcttcctcttcatcgGCGTCATCCTCTTCTCCAGCGCGGTTTACTTCGCCGAGGCGGACGACCCCACGTCGAGCTTCAGCAGCATTCCAGACGCTTTCTGGTGGGCGGTGGTCACCATGACGACGGTGGGCTACGGCGACATGCACCCGGTGACCATCGGGGGGAAGATCGTGGGTTCTCTGTGCGCCATCGCCGGCGTGCTGACCATTGCCTTGCCCGTGCCCGTCATC
The DNA window shown above is from Hippocampus zosterae strain Florida chromosome 9, ASM2543408v3, whole genome shotgun sequence and carries:
- the LOC127607082 gene encoding potassium voltage-gated channel subfamily A member 3-like, with protein sequence MDRRDSGVIQSPAFPSGYLKWLTHDDDDMTLENMPEGATPTQSQNLHHFGMYELGCCERVVINISGLRFETQLKTFNQFPETLLGDPHKRMRYFDPLRNEYFFDRNRPSFDAILYYYQSGGRIRRPVNVPIDIFSEEIRFYQLGEDAMEKFREDEGFIREEERVLPKYDFQKQIWLLFEYPESSGPARGIAIVSVLVILISIVIFCMETLPEFREERGQSAQLSRNSSMISGVPSYAPSPFTDPFFVIETLCIIWFSFELIVRFLSCPSKTSFSRNIMNVIDVVAIIPYFITLGTELAETESNGGQQAMSLAILRVIRLVRVFRIFKLSRHSKGLQILGQTLKASMRELGLLIFFLFIGVILFSSAVYFAEADDPTSSFSSIPDAFWWAVVTMTTVGYGDMHPVTIGGKIVGSLCAIAGVLTIALPVPVIVSNFNYFYHRETDADDLPPCALNASCDHLPSAELLQPRGSCASSGSLGKGGHAGVEEGVKQPHFNSHNCVNITKMFTDV